One region of Drosophila kikkawai strain 14028-0561.14 chromosome 2R, DkikHiC1v2, whole genome shotgun sequence genomic DNA includes:
- the LOC108074677 gene encoding uncharacterized protein, protein MNMYKGKESVCSSKDKTLNSLSTKNTLKKVCGTSKFQGNQVDFGSRHVIKRRKQAKVPKIMGKTRKTSHPSQVKPNYMKKHSSLPSSKAKKQKAFKLAKKKAGENVKFKLRAVGKIVQFIELFSGCNAAFLIFQVLVIFIFLVYNFLSPI, encoded by the exons ATGAATATGTATAAGGGCAAAGAGAGCGTCTGCTCATCTAAGGATAAGACCTTGAATTCTTTGTCTACTAAGAACACGCTTAAGAAAGTTTGTGGGACCTCCAAG tttcaaGGGAACCAAGTCGATTTCGGGTCCCGTCATGTTATTAAACGTCGGAAACAAGCCAAAGTCCCCAAAATCATGGGAAAAACTCGGAAGACCTCACATCCGTCTCAAGTTAAACCTAATTATATGAAGAAACACTCTTCTTTACCATCCTCGAAAGCCAAGAAACAGAAAGCCTTTAAGTTGGCTAAGAAAAAAGCTGGGGAAAATGTGAAATTCAAACTCAGGGCTGTAGGGAAAATTGTACAATTCATTG aactATTTTCAGGCTGCAATGCCGCCTTCCTCATCTTCCAAGTGCTGGTAATCTTTATTTTCCTGGTCTATAACTTCCTCTCGCCGATATAA
- the LOC108074646 gene encoding mast cell protease 1A-like — translation MKKRGGIIIMLFCVALGNRHDSVTFLDSNCGALTPIYTSDSSDSSNSKDTFRILNGGIGNMFGNPWMALIMTEYECTTRPGFRCVGACGGSLISPRFVLSAAHCRFSTSTTITLGAFDWTKPGPNSITVPANLQIRHPYYVNRDITFKNDIALYRLARAVRYTELIRPICLPTNFNPLDNITHLTASGWGKTEFGHMSNVLMTTTLEQHDRTKCSNTFIGTVDMSQICAGSSMSQACSGDSGGPITSVYPIDGTNRVIQLGIVSYGGPNCRTVGVFTNVMFYMNWIIEIAGKGKSVRTTPLPREYYSAHY, via the exons atgaagAAACGCGgaggcatcatcatcatgctATTCTGTGTGGCTCTGGGAAACAGACATGATTCGGTTACATTCCTAGACTCCAATTGCGGAGCTTTAACGCCAATATATACAAGTGACTCAAGTGACTCAAGTAATTCAAAAGATACATTCAGAATATTAAATGGTGGAATTGGAAATATGTTTGGTAACCCGTGGATGGCATTAATTATGACAGAATATGAGT GTACTACGCGTCCGGGTTTTAGGTGTGTTGGTGCATGTGGAGGCTCTCTAATCTCACCTC GCTTTGTCCTCTCTGCCGCACATTGCCGCTTTAGCACATCTAC AACTATTACTCTGGGCGCGTTCGACTGGACAAAGCCAGGCCCAAATTCCATCACAGTTCCTGCCAATTTACAAATACGTCATCCTTATTACGTAAATAGAGATATAACTTTTAAGAATGATATAGCTCTATATCGACTGGCTCGGGCAGTGAGATACACAG AATTAATCAGGCCCATTTGTCTGCCTACCAACTTCAATCCCTTGGACAATATAACGCATCTAACTGCCTCCGGTTGGGGTAAAACGGAATTTGGACATATGAGCAATGTGCTCATGACAACTACCTTGGAACAGCACGATCGCACGAAGTGTTCCAACACTTTTATAGGAACTGTGGACATGTCCCAGATTTGTGCCGGATCCTCTATGTCCCAAGCTTGCAGTGGAGACTCGGGAGGGCCTATTACATCCGTATATCCCATTGACGGCACCAATCGCGTTATTCAGCTAGGAATTGTCAGCTATGGAGGCCCAAATTGCAGAACTGTTGGGGTCTTTACCAATGTAATGTTTTATATGAACTGGATTATAGAAATAGCTGGAAAGGGCAAGAGCGTTAGAACCACGCCACTTCCAAGAGAATATTATTCCGctcattattaa